One Podospora pseudopauciseta strain CBS 411.78 chromosome 4, whole genome shotgun sequence genomic window, TCTCAGCAACGGGCCTTACTGGCAACCCAGCAGAGACACCAGGAGAAGATGCAGACTGAGGAAAGAAGACAGCGGGCAAAGATTGATCGGAAGGGCAACAAGAATTTGTATGCGTACTGGAATACCGAGACGCCGGTTTATCTGTGTGGATAGGGGCTTGGGTATATCATGCAGCACCACGTAGCAGATAGTAATTCGCCCTTCGGTGTCCGAAGCCATATGCAACCAAGTTCATTCCCCGGCCGCATAAACTCCCACGGCTTGTCCACACCTCAAAACACCCCCGGAACAAACCTCGCCGTCCTCGAAtgccacccctcccactcccccccaaactTTGTTCTcaacatctcctcctcctgcctaACCCTAGTCCAAACCGCCCCGAGCACAACCGACACCCCCACCGGCGCCAACGACCACCCCAAATCCCTCAACCACCTGTACCACCTCTCCGACGCCCAGCAGCTCACCACCCCGTCCACCCTCGCCATGAGCGCGATATTGCAAAAAATCAAAACCACCACGCCGGTGTAACTGGGGTGCTGAACATATCTGTACAGCCCTGTTGTTTTGAGCCTATCCGGCTCGGCAAGCGCAAAGGTGAAGTTTTTGCCTAGGGAGGCGTATGATGCTAAGCGGAGGGGGACTCCAACGCAGAGGATGAGCGCTAACGGGATGGCGGTTGAGGGGGACCAAGTTACCAGGTCTGGGTTAAGGTGACGGCAttggtttggtgggagggCAGGGTAGAGGTAGGCGAGGcgggcggagaggagggttaggaggccgaggggggagagCATGATTTTGGTGGCGTGTTTGTCTGTTATGTGGCAGGTTGTGAGGGAGTCGGATTTGGAgcgggttggggggttggggttggggttgggttgtCGGCAGGCGAAGTATGTGCCTATTGTTGAGGCtaggaaggaaaaggcgaGGGCTGcttgggagagagaggggagtGGGGGGAGCATGGTTGGTGATTGTATGATTGCGTTATGGGGTTTCGGGTGCGTTGGTTTTGCGGGGTTCAATTATTCATGATTATGAGATGGAATATGGAGGACGGTGGTTAGTGAGAAGAGCCGGAAAGTGAGGTGAAAACCATTGCAAATCCTGCCGGATCGTCCGGTCGTGTGGAAGAGATCAGCTGCAGGCTGTGCGGGAGATGCCGACGTCATGTCACAGAGGGAGGCACAGCTTAGGCCACTTTGATGGCCTTGGTTAAACAGCAGCTTGGCAACCAAAGTCGCTCAAGAATTAGACATTATACCGAGAAAACAGCATTAAATACATAGGAGCCGAATCAACAGCTGAGAGTCTAAGCGGGAAAATAAGTCCCGTGATGTGTATGTTGCTTTGTTCGCAAATCTCAATGGCTGCGGTTGCGGTTGAAGTGTCGTTGAATTAAGGTTCTATTTTTGGGGTCGAGCGTGCCAAGCCGCTAGGGAAACGTCCTTTGGCGGTTTTATTGGTTCCTTGGACAACCGCTGCATGTAGTATAATACTCCTGAAAATTAGCCCCTGAAATACCCCTGGAAAGACCATGAAAAAATAACCTTCTCATATGTGTCATTACAAACAATTGGTAGCCAGTAGCCCAAAGTTCAGACGTTCAAGGAAGGGTCCCAAATCGCCATCAAAGCTTCCATGCCACCCATCTATCCCTCAAGTGCCGGATCATGTTTGATGATAGTACCCGAATTATTGCTTTCCGCCCAAGAGAGTGCAGGTCCTTCCAAGATGAATCTGTTCATAGGGGCCTGTTTCCAAAAGGGGTCTGTGTTCAGAAAGGGATCTGTGTTCAAAGTGCGCCTGTTCCAAAAATGTGGTGTTTTTAGAACGAGGCTCTTGTCTTCATTTTTTCCTCTTTCCAAGGAATAGAAGACCCATCACaacgaaaaaaagaagaaggaaaaaaagaaaaaaagaaaaaagaaaaaaaactattCAAACTCGGCAATTAAGCCAAGCAACTCACGTGGAGATTCTATCGTTTGAAGCCGGTCCTGAAGTGGTCAGTATTAGCTCAtagaaaacaaaacacaGAGGGCCGGTAACGGCCATCTCTCACACGAACACGATACTTCCTATGCGCATGTCAGTAATCTTAGCTTTTAACCCCTCATGATTTCACGACGGTCATGGGAATGGGATCATCGTCAAACTTTGTAAGGGATCAGTCAGCAACATGACAACAGTGAAGAATACCATAGATTACTATACGCATACAACGAGCTGGCTCTCGAACTGGATCTGGAAGAGGGACTTTTCTCGGCCTACCTCCATGAGGATGTCGACCGCTacatccctcaccccctcctcggcgctctctctctcgtcatTCGAAGAAAAGACCTTAGCTCAAAAGGTCTCGCCGCCTGCCCCGCCGCCAACATCCCAGTCTGGATTGTGCGCacaggggaagaaggagaagccaaCCTAAGCACACCCATCCTCTTTGACGGCCTGATCAAGGAAGAAGCAACCCAAGTACCAGAAGCAAACCTCTGCACCATCGGCAAGCACGCCATCCGCACAACACTTTCCCGAGCCCTGAAGTTTATCTTCTCGCTCTCCGCCCGCGAAAACGCCGCCTTTGGCCAACAGCCAGACCCCTACCTCGCGactcaacaccctcgccgtCTTCCCGACTGGCGAACTGAATACCTCACCCTCGCTCAAGACCTCAAGCGAGAACTAGGCGGTTACGACGGCTTTTCCCCCACtgacctccccccccccaggcCCGGGCTCAACCTGGGTGGAGAACATAACGCCAGACAAGCTCGCGGCTCACTGGTTCGCAAAAGAACAAAAGTACATCCGAGACCGCGAGGAGAAGCTGCGCAAGTCGTTGGTTGAATTGATGGAGGAAAAAGCCTCCGGGGTGGTGGAATGGAGGTGGAACAAAATCAACCCAGAGGATCTGGAGGAAGTTTGTAAGGTTGCCTATGAATCTCGTTGTCGGTGTTCCGTATACATAGACACAGACAGATTCTCGATAGGGGAGGAGCATATTTATTGAGCAGAGATCAAGAGCTTTAGGATAATAGTCAAGAGGACCCTTTTCACGGGCATCTCCCCTTGACACGCGCACCCATCATCTTGTACACGCATCCTTCAGTTAATACGCGCGCATGCCCTCAGCCTGCGCACGTTGGTAGGCGTCCTCGGCAATGGATCCCTCGGCTTGTACGCATATCTCTCCACTTGCACACATCAAAGCAACCCCCTTTCAGCAAGTACTCAcgacaccatcacccccttgGCATCACCCACTTCATCTCAATTatccaacctcttcaccatcaccaaagacATGAAGGATGGTCCTGGGCTCTGGGCATTGATTGGAGGATATTTATGGGACATGATCAGTGGGGCTCTGGGTGGTTAAATCAAGTCTCCGAGGGAGCATCTAGAACTGAAGAAAATCAAGGCCGTCCAAATCGATCTTTAAGACACTCAAAAACTGTACAAAAGCATATTTACTATGTTTACAATTCTGTCAACATACACCTCTCATATTTCAAAAGCCATCCCTTGAAAAGCCTCTtcaaaccccccccaaatctccaaaaaccaccccaacatccCTCAAATATATATTCAACGCTCTAGAAAGACATAAATATGTTTCtacaccaccgccatgcATTTATTACCCTCcacccttcctctccccatGTTCCTTGAAAACTCCTCTCCTCTCAAGCATCAGCATCCGAATccgactcctcctccggcatcAAAGCCCTATACCTCCGACTAGTCAAATCAGCCTCCAACCCTCCCTCACTCTCCGGatcaacccacccctcccccccacccaagcTCAACGCCACCGGCAAGAAAACCAGCGCATGGCTCGCCGCAAAAACAACCAGCGCAACCCAGACCCTAAAGTAATAAATCTCAAAAATCTTGCTCCTCGTGAAAGCCAGCACCGTCACCCCCAAAATCTTGGTCACCGTGATCCCCGAAAAGACACTCCCCCCCACGTTCGCCAGCGCCGTCCACGCCCGCGCATCCCGACCACGGAACCTGTTCTTGGCACGCTCCATGTATCTTCGGGAGGGGAACATGAACGCCCTTGCGATGTGGGCGCAAAACTCAACGGCTATGCCGACGCAGATGATGAGATTGACGAGGGAGACTGCATTGAGGGACACGCCCATTACGGCCATGGCGCCGATGATGTCGACGATGGCCATGATGACCGTCAGAGTTACCACCGCGGCGGTGAGGACggagccgaggaggatgctggAGACGATGAAAACGATGCCGACGGCGGAACCGAGCAGGGCAGTGGTGAGACCGACGATGCTGGCGTATTGGTCAAAGAAGATGTAAAAGAGACTATAAGGGAAGACATCAAGGCCCGTGCTCTCGCTGATGTCGGAGGCGATCCGGCGGGCAGAGGCCATGGCTTTGATGAAGTCTTCTTGGCTGCGGAGGGGGCGATGGCTGGTGCGGAAGTGACTGGCTGGGATGGTGTTGCGTGCCGAgtcaaccaccacggccGATCCGTAGGAAGCTTGTCCACCGAGAGGGCAGTCCTCGTCGGTGGGCGCGCTGAGAAATCTCTTGAGATAATAAGTaaactcctcgccctcgggcATGCCAGAGAGGGTGATGTTCCAGGCAGGGTTGCGCTTGGCAAAGCAGGGCTTCCGGCGGTCGACACAGCAA contains:
- a CDS encoding hypothetical protein (EggNog:ENOG503P2W2; COG:O), with amino-acid sequence MLPPLPSLSQAALAFSFLASTIGTYFACRQPNPNPNPPTRSKSDSLTTCHITDKHATKIMLSPLGLLTLLSARLAYLYPALPPNQCRHLNPDLVTWSPSTAIPLALILCVGVPLRLASYASLGKNFTFALAEPDRLKTTGLYRYVQHPSYTGVVVLIFCNIALMARVDGVVSCWASERWYRWLRDLGWSLAPVGVSVVLGAVWTRVRQEEEMLRTKFGGEWEGWHSRTARCIKLVRSFALIRVN
- a CDS encoding hypothetical protein (EggNog:ENOG503PFFA); its protein translation is MISRRSWEWDHRQTLLLYAYNELALELDLEEGLFSAYLHEDVDRYIPHPLLGALSLVIRRKDLSSKGLAACPAANIPVWIVRTGEEGEANLSTPILFDGLIKEEATQVPEANLCTIGKHAIRTTLSRALKFIFSLSARENAAFGQQPDPYLATQHPRRLPDWRTEYLTLAQDLKRELGGPGSTWVENITPDKLAAHWFAKEQKYIRDREEKLRKSLVELMEEKASGVVEWRWNKINPEDLEEVYRFSIGEEHIY